In the Gopherus flavomarginatus isolate rGopFla2 chromosome 23, rGopFla2.mat.asm, whole genome shotgun sequence genome, CACGCACCCCGTCACAGCCCCACACGGGCACCCCCTTTCCCTGTCTCTCAGACACCAGCAAGTACAAACACCCCCCCATAGAGGCACACACTCCGACACCCACAGGCACACACCCTGTCACAAACATGCAGGCACACAGCCCACCATCACACTTGCCCTCTCTCGCGCGCGCATACACACACCGTGACAGGCACACCTGCACACAGACGCCCCCCCATCTCGCTCACAGGCAcacctgcacagacacacctgcaCGTACAAACACTCCCTGTCGTGCAGACCCCAACAAACGCACGCTGCCCCAGACACAACCGTTCACGTGGATACCCCCATCTTTCTCTCATACACTGTCCCACGTGTACACGCAAATACCCTGTCACAGACACACCCACGTGCACACTCAGCTTTGCGCACACCCACCCATGACAGACACTTTACTGTCACAGAtacttgtgtacacacacacttcACCATCACAGACACacctgcacacacagacacacaccctgtcACAAACCCACCCATACACACACCCACCGATACAGACATATCCACGCCTCATCACAGACACaggccacacacacagcccatccCAGACACACACGCGCACATGTACGTCACAGACACGACTGGCCACACACCCCACCATCACAGACATGCCTGCATGCACACCCCCATCACAAACACACAGCCCACTGTCACAGgtgccccccagcccttcccccattccaacccctacCCCAAAGTcgctgccccaactccgccccctccctgccccaaatcccctccctggccctgcctcttcgccctcctccctcccagcgctttccatgcaaaacagctgttttgcggcgcAAGCATTGGGAGCCGGGGGGAATGGGGCACACAGCgcgctcagaggaggaggcggaggagAGCTGGGGCGTGGAGGCGCGgcaggagctgccagtgggtgctgaacacccacccGTTTTTCCCCGTGggcgctccagccctggagcacccacggagtcggcacctGTGGTCACAGGCTCAGTCGCACACAGCTCATATACAGCCCCCCACAGTCACACATACACTCACCCGCACCTGCCACACATGGCACCACAGCACAATCATGCACACGCCGCACCCTGTCACACACAACACATCACAGTCGCGCACACACATGCCACCATCATAGGTGCACACCATATTCACACCCTGCGCCCACTCCTCACTCCCAAACATGCCCCCTTCCTCAAGCCACCCAGCCTCCTAGAACATCACATCACATCACGTTCACACCCACCCCCTCACATGGACAACCACACCACAATCACATGCCACATTCGCACCCCCCCACCACAATGTCACACccacagcagcaggaagctgggcTCAGATGCATTTTGCAATCAATCCGGTTACTTAATAATGGGAATTTCCCAGCCCTGGGGTTGTGTTTCCCATcagcctcccccccgccccccgctggtGGGGACAGGATGGGGTTTCCCGCTCCCCTGGCCCGGCCTGCTGGCAAATCAGCCAAAAATGATTTGTGCCTAATTGCGGGAGGGGTGAAAAAACCTGCGGGGTGTTGGTGCAAGTGTGTAAGGCCTGCAGTGGGTGGGCGTGAATGAAGGCATATGGGGTGTGACTGAGTGAGGGTGTGCAGGAACAAAGGGTGGGAATGGGTTGATCTGCCGGGGGGGGTGTGTTtgggttagtgtgtgtgtgtgtgttatggtgCGAGGGTGTCTATTTACAcagctgtgagtgtgtgtgcagtgtCTGTCTTGTGCGTGTTGGTGAGTGAgtgtttgggggtgtgtgtgtgggacagGGTGTGCCAGTGACCAAATAACCCCCCAGAGGTGGCGGAGAGCAGCTGGGCCGTATGTACAGTGTAATGCCGGTCGGTTGACGCTTTCACCCCAAAGGGAGAGGAGCCGTCAACTCCAGGAACATGTCCAGGGACAGACCTGGTGCCCCTCggccatggggccagcagcctcccCCAGACACAGGGACCCCCCCGAGCGACACCTTGCTGGGACCCCTGGCAGCCCCCCAGGGCCGGTCTTATCGGGAAtcagcccccaccctgccacaGCAAGTCGTCTGCTCAGGGTTAGGGTGTTCTCCCTTCCCCCCGGGGAACCTCCTCCCTGGCCCGGGGGCGGGATTAGGGTGttctcactcccccccccccccaccagcctccTCACTGACTGGGGTGGGACGGGGCGGGTGGAGCCAGTCTCAGCCTGGACTCTCCCCAGAGACACTGCAGGATCCTGGTTTCCATGGACGGGGTGAGTCAAAGCCGGTCGGGGGGTCTGGCtgggaggggggcgggaagggctgggatgggaggagggcagggggtcCCTGGATCTAGGACagctgggagaagggagagatGTCTGGGGCTGGCCCAcacttggggggaaggggagggcaggTTGCACCCATGGGGAACCTGCTCCTGTAGTGGGGCCCCACccaggtgctgagcagctgcatggggagtttgggggagacagggatgagggagGCACCATGGtggagaagggggttggggttccccCATCCTGCTATGGGAACAAGGGGTTGTgggatgcagtggggggaggacagGGCCCCTGGGGGCAGGTTACCTCTGACCTGACACCTAGGGGGAGCTTCTTCCCCCAttgcctgcaccctgacccccggGGTGTCCTGTCCCAGGGCTCAATCTCTGACCCTAGGGCAGCTCATTTCCCCTCTTAGCCAGTGGAACTACCTGCCACTGGGTATTGGGGCTGAGCAGGGTTCAGAACAGGGTGTGGGGGTGTTACATGGAGAATGGACATCCAGAGGTATCCCaggagaccccactcccctcccagagctggggagagaacccaggagtcctggctcccagcccccactggtctgacccaccagcccccacccccctcccagagccgaggagagaacccaggagtcctgtgggCAGCCGAGTGATGAGGGTTTGGAGCAGGCAGAGGGAATTCTCTGCCAGCTGGTGCCTGTCgctgcctggctctgcccctgggTCCCCGCTGCcccaccctccacacacacagccgCAGCCCCGCCTGTGTGCGCAGCAGGGTGCACATGTCATTAAGCAGCATTTGGGTTGCGACACTGTCCTCGGTGCCAGGCCGCACCTCCCCACACATACCCCGGGCAGGAGAGCCGCCCTGGGCATTCCTGGCATCCTCCCGTCCACCCTCCTCGGGGAAACCCCTGGGCAGCCCGGCAGCGTCCCTCCAGGGCTCTGGGACCCAGgggcagccccctgcctgcatgGGGGGAGCCCAGTTCTTGGGCACTAAAGGGGCCCCCAGGgacacagccccccccaccccggagaCCCTGTGCtgggacagaaaagaaaaagattcctgggccccagcccagctgtgacccACAAAACCAACCCTAGTGTGAATCGAgcggggctgtgggtcgggagtgaggggcaccgggaggGCAGCACTGGGCTAGcatgggctgtgggtcaggagtagggggcagggctgggctaacaggagctgtggatcgggagtgaggggcactggcagagctggggggcagggctgggctggcaggggctgtgggccaGGAGTGGGGACACTGGCTGAGCTGCGGAGGGCcatggctgggctgggagggCCGTGAGTCGGGAGTCGGGGCCCTGGCCAAGCTAGGGGGGGcatggccaggctgggggggccgTGGCCGGactgagggggctgtgggtctggAGTGAGGTGTGCCAGCCGAGCTGGGGGGcatggccaggctgggggggctgcgagtcaggagtgggggtgctggctgggctgggggggctgcaggtaaGGAATGGGGGtgctggctgagctgggggggctgcggcTCGGGAGTGGGgtgccaggggggcagggctcagcaggggctgcaggttgggagtgaggggcgctagCCTAGCTGAGGGGGGGCCatggcctggctggggggtctgcaAGTCAGGAGTGGGGGCACCGACCgagctgtggggagctgcgggttgggagtgaggggctgtggccgagctggggggggcacaatcgggctgggggggctgcgggttgggagtgagtggaaccggggggcagggctagcaggggctgagggtctggagtgaggggctgTGGCCGAGCTGTGGGGgcgcagggccaggctgggggggctgcgggttgggagtgaggggcactggggggcagggctggcaggggctgagggtctggagtgaggggcgccggccgagctgggggggggccatggccgggctgggggggctgcaggtcgggagtgggggCGCTGGCCGAGCTGCGGGgccatggctgggctgggggtgctgccagTCAGGAGTGGGGGTGCTGGCcgagctgggggggctgcggatcgggagtgagggaccctggctgagctgggggggccatggccaggctgggggggctgcgagtcaggagtgggggggccctggccaggctgggggggctgcgAGTTGGGTATGGGGGTGCCAGCCGAGCTAGGGGGGCCCTGGCCGGGCTGAAGGGGCTGCGAGTTGAGTATGGGGGTGCCAGCCGAGCTCTGCGCAGGTTTtaacctcctctcctctcctctccccccctcaccccagcatggcTGGACTGCGCCCCCCAACGCCTCGGCAATGCCCCCCAACAAGACGGGCTGCGGGGAACGGGCCGACTTCCAGTACGTGCTGTTCCCCGTGGTTTACAGCCTGGTCTTCGTGCTGGGCCTGGCCGGGAACGGGTCCGTGCTCTGGTATTTCCTGCGCACCCGGACGGCCACCGCCCCGGCCAACATCTTCCTGGCCAACCTGGCGTCCCTCGACCTGCTCTTCGTGCTGACGCTGCCCTTCCGGGTCGGCTACCACGCCCTGCGCAATGACTGGCCCTTCGGCGAGGCCCTGTGCAAGCTGACCGGTTCCCTCTTCTACGCCAACCTGTACGGCAGCTCCCTCTTCCTCAGCTGCATCTGCCTGGAGCGCTACGTGGCCGTGATGCACCCGCTGCGCTCGCTGCGCCTGCGCCGGCCCCTCTACCGCGTGGCCGCCTGCCTGGCCGTCTGGGCCCTGCTGGCCGCCGCCGGCCTGTACCTGGCCCTGCGCGGGCCCCTGACGCGCCCCTTCCCCGACGGGCGCCTGGCCTGCCTGGAGAACTTCTCCAGCGACTCCTGGAGGGGCCGCATCTCGGGCGTCAGCCTCTTCGCTGCCGCCGTCGGGTTCCTGCTGCCGCTGACGGTCATCGGCGTCTGCTACCCGCTCATCGCCCGCCGCCTGCTGGACACGCCCGGGATGGCGCCCGGCTCGCGGGCCGCCCGGCGCAAGGCGCTGCGCACGGTCCTGGTGGTGCTGGCCGTCTTCCTGATCTGCTTCGCCCCTTACCACCTCACCCAGGTGGTGCACACCCTGGGCCGCCTCGGGACGCTGGAGGGCTGCCGGCTCCTTCGCGGCACCTACGCCGCCCGGCGCGTCACCATGGCCCTGACCAGCCTCAACGCCTGCCTGGACCCGCTGATCTATTACTGCGCGGCCGAGCGCTTCGCCTGGAGCCCGCCCTGCCGTGCCGGGTGCTGCACGGGCTGGCCAGCCTCCTCCGGGGACTCCCAGGGCTCGGGGCTGCAGGCGCTGGACAATGGGGCCTCCCGGGGGGCCCAGGCCGAGACAGGCACCTCGTCCCACGATGTGGCCTGAAGGGGAGACACCAATggacaccctcctcccctccccccgcttgctGCGCTGTGGGCTCCGGGGCCCCTGGGAGCCGGGCTGCTGCATTCTCAGCTGCTGGACAAGAGAGGGATGGTGAACAGTGTTACAGGGGTGTATACGTCCATGTAGTATTACGTGTGTGCAGTCGTGTGGGCGTGTGTGTGAGCACACAGGCGTGCCAAAGGCCGAGGGGTCGGCGTGTACGTGTGTGTGAGCACATGGGCATGCCAAAGGCCGAGAggtcaaagtgtgtgtgtgtgtgagcgcatGGGCATGCCAAAGGCCGAGAggtcaaagtgtgtgtgtgtgtatgtttgtgtgagCACACGGGCATGCCAAAGGCCAAGgtgtcaatgtgtgtgtgtgtgtttgtgtgagcgCACGGGCGTGCCAAAGGCCGAGGGATCGGCGTGTGTGTGCGAGCACACTGGTGTGCCAAAGGCTGAGGGgttggcgtgtgtgtgtgcatgagtgcACGGGCGTGCCAGAGGCCGAGGGGTTGgcgagtgtgtgtgcgtgtgagcgCACGGGCGTGCCTAAGGCCAAGGGGTcagcgtgtgtgtgcgtgtgagggCACGGGCACGCCTAAGTCTGAGGggttggcgtgtgtgtgtgtgtgcgtgtgagcgCACAGGCGTGCCTAAGGCCGAGGGGTtggcgtgtgtgtgcgtgtgagtgcACAGGTGTGCCTAAGGCCGAGGggttggcgtgtgtgtgtgtgagtgcacgGGCGTGCCTAAGGCCGAGGGGTtggcgtgtgtgtgcgtgtgagtgc is a window encoding:
- the LOC127039613 gene encoding lysophosphatidic acid receptor 6-like, with the protein product MDGHGWTAPPNASAMPPNKTGCGERADFQYVLFPVVYSLVFVLGLAGNGSVLWYFLRTRTATAPANIFLANLASLDLLFVLTLPFRVGYHALRNDWPFGEALCKLTGSLFYANLYGSSLFLSCICLERYVAVMHPLRSLRLRRPLYRVAACLAVWALLAAAGLYLALRGPLTRPFPDGRLACLENFSSDSWRGRISGVSLFAAAVGFLLPLTVIGVCYPLIARRLLDTPGMAPGSRAARRKALRTVLVVLAVFLICFAPYHLTQVVHTLGRLGTLEGCRLLRGTYAARRVTMALTSLNACLDPLIYYCAAERFAWSPPCRAGCCTGWPASSGDSQGSGLQALDNGASRGAQAETGTSSHDVA